In Burkholderia sp. WP9, a genomic segment contains:
- a CDS encoding 2'-5' RNA ligase family protein translates to MPEQLWLPGLEAPPTPTDGLFFAVFPDANTAASISKLAQQLCGESRARSKPLAAARLHVTLQHLGNFAGGLPQARVEAAMKAASLVRMEPFSVEFDTVVSFASKPRPGPLVLGGGEGVNGLHRLHDALCRALQDAGCGEHAMSAAVDYTPHVTLAYGMPWAAARPVEPLCWNVREFALMHSLLGRTRHVMLARWPLADARS, encoded by the coding sequence ATGCCTGAACAACTCTGGCTGCCTGGCCTCGAGGCGCCGCCAACGCCGACAGACGGCCTGTTTTTCGCTGTCTTTCCTGACGCCAATACGGCGGCAAGTATTTCGAAGCTCGCGCAACAGCTTTGCGGGGAGAGTCGCGCGCGCAGCAAACCGCTCGCGGCGGCCCGTCTGCACGTTACCTTGCAGCACCTCGGAAATTTCGCGGGCGGTTTGCCTCAGGCGCGGGTCGAGGCGGCCATGAAAGCTGCCTCGTTGGTCAGGATGGAGCCGTTCAGCGTCGAATTCGATACGGTGGTGAGCTTTGCATCCAAGCCACGACCGGGGCCGTTAGTGTTGGGCGGGGGCGAGGGCGTGAACGGTCTGCATCGGCTGCACGACGCTTTATGCCGCGCGTTGCAAGACGCAGGGTGCGGGGAGCATGCCATGTCAGCCGCGGTGGACTATACGCCGCACGTCACACTGGCGTATGGCATGCCTTGGGCCGCTGCGCGTCCGGTTGAACCGCTGTGCTGGAACGTGCGCGAATTCGCGTTGATGCACAGTTTGCTCGGGCGTACGCGGCACGTCATGCTGGCTCGATGGCCATTGGCGGATGCACGCTCATAA
- a CDS encoding DnaJ family domain-containing protein: protein MRLLDALVEQRIAAAAARGEFDELPGAGAPLSLGDDALVPEEVRVANRILKNAGFVPPAVEQLRALRDLQAELNAVSDQATRCRLQARMLALDMALESLRGGPLVLPREYCRRIAERLSERVGSLNAADAGSP from the coding sequence ATGAGATTGCTTGATGCATTAGTCGAACAGCGTATTGCCGCCGCCGCCGCGCGCGGGGAGTTCGACGAGTTACCCGGCGCGGGTGCGCCGCTATCCTTGGGCGACGACGCTCTGGTTCCTGAAGAGGTACGCGTCGCCAACCGGATTTTGAAGAATGCGGGCTTTGTGCCGCCCGCTGTCGAGCAGTTGCGCGCGTTGCGCGACCTGCAAGCGGAGTTGAATGCCGTGAGCGACCAGGCTACCCGCTGCCGTCTGCAGGCGCGCATGCTTGCGCTCGACATGGCGCTTGAATCGCTGCGCGGCGGCCCGCTGGTTTTGCCGCGCGAATACTGCCGGCGTATTGCCGAACGGCTGTCCGAACGCGTCGGCAGCCTGAATGCGGCAGATGCGGGTTCGCCGTGA